Proteins found in one Brevibacillus brevis genomic segment:
- a CDS encoding response regulator transcription factor, whose amino-acid sequence MSIKVMIVDDEVLVRRGLKAMVPWSRYGMEVVADAPNGRKGWEAFLQVQPELVITDIVMPEMDGLELCRRVKEHAPQTKVLLLSCHRDFSFAQQGISLGVSGYLLKTEFQDEEWGTLLEKLRNELAGESARPEQIRERPDEWKREFGAWLTGLSRDFEQSLASLLQSHWSWMNDSMRVWLLEGMGSANREEQERAWVASELEGEWEWIACGDIRFLLTPAGTGRQVESLLVEWKLAGKVTSWETTSPFAGLEPWMQTVRMLYQRKERARKYGVIQDPWQEPIKRAVHYALDRLDTPLTVSEVASQVGLSRSHFSVMFKKGVGESFGEFLDKRRVKMARAMLDETALSIQEVAERVGLPDAKYFSKWFKKYTGMTPSHYRFKQKEESSRTIVHSTAQT is encoded by the coding sequence ATGAGCATCAAGGTAATGATTGTGGATGACGAAGTGCTGGTGCGAAGAGGACTGAAGGCAATGGTGCCATGGAGTCGCTATGGGATGGAAGTGGTGGCGGATGCACCGAATGGTCGGAAAGGCTGGGAGGCTTTCTTGCAAGTACAGCCCGAGTTGGTGATTACGGACATCGTTATGCCGGAAATGGATGGGTTGGAGCTGTGCAGGCGGGTGAAGGAGCACGCACCACAAACAAAGGTGCTTCTGCTCAGTTGTCACCGCGATTTTTCTTTTGCCCAGCAGGGAATCTCTCTCGGGGTGTCGGGATATTTGTTGAAGACCGAATTCCAGGATGAGGAATGGGGTACGTTGTTGGAAAAGCTGCGGAATGAGCTGGCAGGCGAGAGTGCGCGACCCGAGCAGATTCGTGAACGCCCTGATGAATGGAAGCGGGAATTCGGTGCGTGGTTGACTGGCTTGAGCCGGGATTTCGAGCAAAGCTTGGCCTCCCTCCTGCAATCACACTGGTCGTGGATGAACGATTCCATGCGTGTATGGCTCTTGGAAGGGATGGGCAGTGCGAACCGGGAGGAGCAGGAGCGCGCATGGGTAGCAAGTGAGCTGGAAGGCGAATGGGAATGGATTGCATGTGGCGATATCCGGTTTTTGCTGACCCCCGCAGGTACTGGCAGGCAGGTAGAATCCTTGCTCGTGGAGTGGAAGCTGGCAGGAAAAGTGACGAGCTGGGAGACAACAAGCCCGTTTGCTGGACTCGAACCGTGGATGCAGACAGTACGGATGCTCTACCAGCGCAAGGAGCGGGCGCGCAAGTACGGCGTCATTCAAGACCCGTGGCAGGAACCGATCAAGCGGGCTGTTCATTACGCACTCGATCGTCTCGATACCCCATTGACGGTCAGTGAGGTAGCTTCACAGGTGGGACTGAGCCGCAGTCATTTTAGTGTGATGTTTAAAAAGGGAGTGGGCGAGAGCTTTGGGGAGTTCCTCGACAAACGCCGGGTAAAAATGGCCCGAGCGATGCTGGATGAAACAGCTCTGTCCATTCAGGAGGTAGCAGAGCGAGTCGGTCTTCCTGACGCGAAATACTTCAGCAAGTGGTTCAAAAAATATACAGGGATGACCCCGAGCCACTACCGTTTCAAACAAAAGGAGGAGTCCAGTCGAACAATCGTCCACTCCACCGCGCAAACCTGA
- a CDS encoding cache domain-containing sensor histidine kinase — protein MKSWSLFPRRSIHAKLLAFMLIAAIIPLITLGSMAYWKSSMVVREQFSKSGEYIATQLQIQIDNYLSQMRYMAYDINTYVSDPTLVVMREEQPKTYTGFLEQKNFERYLGAHRNLDTKGIFIVTPSGYFFGENVINGQDLMRESWWKALPAKLDEERWIGFYTPRHYVGFQDEAELRNQEKVLGLVVPVLSGYGVLKDSRILIEMKAGKLFQLFSQLEKDMSAHVTITAKSGELIYQTAGTFVQQESDIVWNKPLESNNWMIQVRLPYEQMNRSAEVIQSFFIAALILSAVLALLLAFLFSRRITGKIKRLQETMRLVGTGELQTRAEVDTEDELGRLGVSFNQMVRRIQTLIAEVSRTEQLKKEAELRAVHYQINPHLLFNTLNSIQWKARLSGANEIGNMLYHLIKVLEGNLDITQELVPLEKELQTVEHFLQIQELRYGPVFQFEQTGVEACRRYLIPRMTLQPLLENIFFHAFEDGQGTIRISVSEKEGLVTLLLQDDGAGIVPERLAKLLDPDLERSSKRGLGVYNVDQKFKLHFRMEHGMKISSVRGEGTTIQITWPKREELPDEHQGNDCG, from the coding sequence ATGAAGTCATGGTCGCTCTTCCCGCGCAGAAGCATTCATGCCAAGTTGCTCGCTTTTATGCTGATTGCAGCTATTATTCCGCTGATTACTCTGGGGAGTATGGCGTATTGGAAATCGTCGATGGTCGTTCGCGAGCAATTTAGCAAGTCAGGCGAGTATATTGCGACACAGCTGCAAATTCAGATCGATAACTACCTGAGTCAAATGAGATACATGGCCTATGACATCAATACGTACGTGTCAGACCCGACATTGGTCGTCATGCGGGAGGAACAGCCGAAGACCTACACGGGCTTCCTGGAACAAAAAAACTTCGAGCGATACCTGGGGGCGCACCGCAACCTTGATACAAAAGGCATTTTTATCGTGACGCCCTCGGGCTATTTTTTCGGGGAAAATGTCATCAATGGACAGGATCTGATGCGGGAATCGTGGTGGAAGGCACTGCCCGCCAAGCTGGATGAGGAGCGATGGATCGGCTTTTACACACCACGGCATTATGTCGGGTTTCAGGATGAGGCGGAGCTGCGCAATCAGGAGAAGGTGCTTGGTCTGGTCGTTCCCGTTCTCAGCGGTTATGGCGTGTTGAAGGACAGCCGGATTTTGATCGAGATGAAAGCGGGCAAGCTGTTTCAATTGTTTTCTCAGCTGGAAAAGGACATGAGTGCGCATGTGACGATTACAGCCAAAAGTGGCGAGCTGATTTACCAGACTGCGGGTACGTTCGTCCAGCAAGAGAGCGATATCGTCTGGAACAAACCGCTGGAGTCCAACAACTGGATGATTCAAGTGCGTTTGCCTTACGAGCAAATGAACCGCTCTGCGGAGGTGATTCAATCCTTCTTTATCGCTGCGCTGATACTTTCGGCAGTGCTGGCACTCCTTTTGGCGTTTTTATTTTCCAGAAGAATTACAGGAAAAATCAAACGGCTTCAAGAAACGATGCGGCTGGTAGGAACAGGCGAGCTGCAGACGCGAGCAGAAGTAGACACGGAAGACGAGCTGGGGCGGTTAGGGGTGAGCTTCAACCAAATGGTGAGGCGGATTCAGACGCTAATCGCCGAGGTGAGTCGCACCGAGCAGTTGAAAAAGGAAGCAGAGCTGCGAGCTGTTCACTACCAAATCAATCCGCATCTGTTGTTCAATACACTCAATTCCATCCAGTGGAAAGCAAGATTATCTGGTGCCAATGAAATCGGCAATATGCTCTATCATCTCATCAAGGTGCTGGAGGGCAATCTCGACATCACGCAGGAGCTCGTCCCATTGGAAAAGGAACTGCAAACCGTCGAGCATTTTCTGCAAATCCAAGAGCTGCGGTACGGGCCTGTTTTTCAATTTGAACAGACTGGAGTAGAGGCTTGCCGTCGCTATTTGATCCCGCGAATGACTCTTCAGCCGCTTTTGGAAAATATCTTTTTCCACGCATTCGAAGACGGGCAGGGAACGATTCGGATCAGTGTCAGTGAAAAAGAAGGGCTTGTGACGCTGCTGTTGCAAGATGACGGCGCAGGAATTGTACCGGAGCGATTGGCCAAACTTCTCGATCCTGATCTGGAGCGTTCTAGCAAACGGGGACTCGGCGTGTACAACGTCGATCAGAAGTTCAAGCTTCATTTCCGTATGGAGCACGGCATGAAGATTTCATCTGTCAGAGGAGAAGGAACCACAATTCAAATCACATGGCCGAAAAGGGAGGAACTTCCTGATGAGCATCAAGGTAATGATTGTGGATGA
- the ebgA gene encoding beta-galactosidase subunit alpha: MQQRYDWANHQLLERNRLAARAYFLSYPEESGALTYERGATPWFQLLNGHWQFAYAESPLRVPENFFATDYDATEWARIQVPGHWQLQGYGKPHYTDLYYPFPVDPPHVPSDNPTGCYLREFTVASAWQNQQVILRFEGVDSAFHVWLNGKEVGYSQGSRLPSEFDVTELLQEGRNRLAVQVYQWSDGTYVEDQDMWYLSGIFRDVSLIARPKLHVRDLAVVADLDDEFRHGVLRVRVHVENSSAAAYDGVSVTAKLLDQSYTPIASLTDTEAGELAAGQEKVVTLELPVQEPKKWSAEEPNLYHLLLAIEQESGEKTEVIPIRVGFRRIEVKGNNFFVNGVAIRLNGVNRHDHHPDLGRAVPYETMREDVLMMKRHNINAVRTAHYPNDPRFYDLCDQYGLYVMDETDLETHGFQLTGNISQLSDDPEWEQTYVERMERMVERDKNHPSIIMWSLGNESGFGCNFRAMAAWCRQADPTRLIHYEEDREAEVCDVFSTMYSSVEKMIQHGENEHLQKPHIMCEYAHAMGNGPGGLRDYANVFDKYQRLQGGFVWEWIDHGLRQYTPDGREYYAYGGDFGDYPTNGNFVIDGLIRPDRTPSPGLLEYKKVIEPIVVEATDLESGLVTITNRYDFRTLAHVRMVWSVTADGQVVQSGTLSLPHTEAGSHTIVAVPYTLPVQVQDRTDYWLTLSFVLDQDESWVQAGHELAWAQFALPMTAAQQVTVAPYQSVLGRVDRKETKTDVILTGADFQFVFDKVSGVPTSWVFAGKELLVAGPRLTFWRAPIDNDMYVVEEWRKVYLDRLQNRVEHVSIQQDREDRVVITCDVRIAPPVYDWGFACRYTYTVFGNGEVQVNVQGTPKGTPPAMLPRIGLKLLVAKDMERVSWYGRGPGEAYIDSKEANRIGVYNARVDELYTPYVFPQENGNRTDVKWMSITDQRGIGLFAMGQPTLEFSALRYDTDDLEQAKHTTDLVKREYVTLHLDYRQNGLGSNSCGPKQSEQHALRPEEFQFQMRLTPFSKDTISPVQLYKRNLCD; this comes from the coding sequence ATGCAGCAACGGTATGACTGGGCAAATCATCAGCTGCTAGAGCGAAATCGCTTGGCGGCGCGGGCTTACTTTTTGTCTTACCCGGAAGAGTCGGGAGCACTGACGTATGAAAGAGGAGCGACACCGTGGTTTCAGTTGTTGAATGGGCATTGGCAGTTTGCATACGCAGAATCACCACTGCGTGTGCCGGAAAACTTTTTTGCTACCGATTATGATGCGACCGAGTGGGCCCGGATTCAGGTACCGGGGCATTGGCAGCTCCAAGGGTACGGAAAACCGCATTACACGGACTTGTACTATCCGTTTCCAGTCGATCCGCCGCATGTCCCGTCAGATAACCCGACAGGCTGCTATTTGCGAGAGTTTACGGTAGCGTCTGCGTGGCAAAATCAGCAGGTGATCCTGCGGTTTGAAGGGGTCGACAGCGCTTTTCATGTGTGGCTGAACGGGAAGGAAGTCGGCTATAGCCAAGGAAGCCGCTTGCCATCTGAGTTTGATGTGACGGAGCTGTTGCAGGAAGGCAGGAACCGCTTGGCTGTTCAAGTGTACCAATGGTCGGACGGCACGTATGTTGAGGATCAGGATATGTGGTACTTGAGCGGGATTTTTCGGGATGTTTCCCTGATTGCCAGACCGAAGTTGCATGTACGTGATCTGGCAGTCGTGGCTGATCTGGATGATGAATTTCGCCATGGTGTGCTTCGCGTACGTGTCCATGTAGAAAACAGTTCCGCTGCTGCCTATGACGGGGTGAGCGTGACCGCAAAGCTGCTGGATCAATCCTACACGCCTATCGCTTCGCTAACCGACACCGAAGCAGGCGAACTGGCAGCCGGACAGGAAAAGGTCGTGACCTTGGAGCTTCCGGTGCAGGAGCCGAAAAAATGGTCGGCGGAGGAGCCGAACCTGTATCACCTGCTGCTTGCGATTGAGCAGGAGTCGGGCGAAAAGACAGAAGTCATCCCGATCCGCGTGGGCTTCCGACGGATCGAAGTAAAAGGAAACAACTTCTTCGTAAACGGTGTAGCGATTCGTCTAAACGGTGTGAACCGCCATGATCATCATCCCGATCTTGGGCGAGCAGTCCCGTATGAAACGATGCGCGAAGATGTGCTCATGATGAAGCGTCACAACATCAACGCTGTTCGTACCGCGCATTATCCGAACGATCCGCGTTTTTACGATTTGTGCGACCAGTACGGATTGTATGTCATGGACGAAACCGATTTGGAGACACATGGCTTCCAGTTGACGGGCAACATTAGTCAACTGAGCGATGATCCAGAGTGGGAGCAGACGTACGTGGAGCGTATGGAGCGCATGGTGGAGCGCGACAAAAACCATCCGTCGATCATCATGTGGTCGCTTGGCAATGAATCCGGCTTCGGCTGCAACTTCCGGGCAATGGCAGCTTGGTGCCGACAAGCGGACCCGACTCGTCTCATCCACTACGAGGAGGATCGCGAAGCAGAAGTGTGCGACGTATTTTCCACCATGTACTCCTCGGTTGAAAAAATGATCCAGCATGGTGAAAATGAACATCTGCAAAAGCCGCATATCATGTGCGAATATGCTCATGCCATGGGGAATGGACCCGGTGGCTTGCGCGACTACGCCAATGTGTTTGACAAATATCAACGCTTGCAGGGCGGTTTTGTGTGGGAATGGATTGATCACGGCTTGCGCCAATATACGCCGGATGGGCGAGAGTATTATGCCTACGGGGGAGACTTCGGGGACTACCCGACGAATGGCAACTTCGTCATCGATGGACTGATTCGTCCAGATCGCACGCCATCTCCAGGGCTGCTCGAATACAAAAAAGTGATTGAGCCGATCGTCGTAGAAGCGACTGATTTGGAAAGCGGTCTCGTCACCATTACGAATCGTTATGATTTCCGTACGCTTGCGCACGTGAGAATGGTCTGGAGTGTGACAGCAGACGGACAAGTGGTGCAGAGCGGCACGCTGTCGCTGCCACATACAGAAGCGGGAAGTCACACGATTGTAGCAGTTCCGTATACCTTGCCTGTGCAGGTGCAGGATCGAACCGACTACTGGCTGACGCTCTCCTTTGTGCTGGATCAAGATGAGAGCTGGGTACAGGCTGGACATGAGCTGGCTTGGGCACAATTTGCCTTGCCAATGACTGCTGCGCAACAGGTTACGGTCGCTCCGTACCAATCTGTGTTAGGCAGAGTGGATAGAAAAGAAACGAAAACGGACGTGATTCTAACTGGAGCAGATTTTCAATTCGTTTTTGACAAAGTGAGCGGTGTGCCGACGAGCTGGGTGTTTGCAGGCAAGGAGCTGTTGGTGGCAGGACCTCGTCTCACGTTTTGGCGTGCTCCGATTGACAATGACATGTACGTAGTGGAAGAGTGGCGCAAGGTGTACCTCGATCGTTTGCAAAACCGGGTGGAGCATGTAAGCATCCAGCAGGATCGAGAAGATCGTGTGGTCATTACCTGCGATGTGCGGATTGCTCCGCCTGTATACGACTGGGGATTTGCGTGCCGCTATACCTACACCGTGTTCGGAAATGGCGAAGTGCAAGTAAATGTTCAAGGCACACCCAAAGGCACCCCGCCAGCGATGCTGCCGCGAATCGGCTTGAAGCTATTGGTCGCCAAAGATATGGAGCGCGTCTCGTGGTATGGTCGTGGTCCGGGAGAGGCGTATATCGACAGCAAGGAAGCCAATCGTATCGGGGTGTATAACGCGAGAGTGGATGAGTTGTACACGCCATATGTATTTCCACAGGAAAATGGCAATCGCACGGACGTCAAATGGATGTCGATCACGGATCAGCGAGGCATTGGACTTTTCGCGATGGGTCAACCGACACTGGAATTTAGCGCACTTCGCTATGATACGGACGATCTGGAGCAAGCAAAGCACACGACAGATCTCGTAAAACGGGAGTATGTCACACTGCATCTCGATTATCGACAAAACGGGCTGGGTAGCAATAGCTGCGGACCCAAGCAATCCGAGCAGCATGCCCTGCGTCCAGAGGAGTTCCAGTTCCAGATGAGGTTGACGCCTTTTTCGAAGGATACGATTTCTCCGGTTCAGCTGTATAAGCGGAATTTGTGTGACTAA
- a CDS encoding ROK family protein, with translation MRHVIGLDVGGTTMKGAVIDENGQILLRAAKETKVHNNLPILIERMAALIKELRVQSPVPIEAVGIGFPGPFDAENGISVHSPNFQLHQADLRTPLAKLVELPLFFENDLRTAALGEAIFGAGRKVSHLIFVPLGTGVGAGIVNEGKLVRGSHGFAGEIGHVRYPGLTAPCNCGKLGCVETVASATGIARLARERLDQELDANPQQAKASPLFTLCDGQIERITAEQVATAVEQGDAVATCAWNEACEVTGWALSVLVNVCNPQLVVIGGGVCRAGELLLAPVQASVQRYAMEVVHQQTKIVLAELGADAGMLGAGALALQGMNREQGTVKM, from the coding sequence ATGCGTCATGTAATTGGCCTCGATGTCGGTGGTACGACAATGAAAGGGGCGGTCATAGACGAGAATGGGCAAATTCTCCTCCGGGCTGCCAAGGAGACAAAAGTCCATAACAACTTGCCCATCTTGATTGAGCGAATGGCTGCCTTGATTAAAGAGCTGCGGGTTCAATCACCCGTTCCAATAGAGGCAGTAGGGATCGGATTTCCTGGTCCTTTTGATGCGGAAAATGGGATATCGGTTCACTCGCCCAACTTTCAATTGCATCAGGCAGACTTGCGGACACCACTCGCGAAGCTGGTGGAGCTGCCGCTTTTTTTTGAAAACGATTTACGGACGGCTGCGCTCGGAGAAGCCATATTCGGTGCGGGCAGGAAGGTAAGCCACCTCATTTTTGTGCCGCTTGGTACAGGGGTGGGGGCAGGGATTGTAAACGAAGGCAAGCTCGTTCGGGGCAGTCACGGATTCGCGGGAGAGATTGGTCATGTGCGTTATCCAGGGCTTACCGCTCCATGCAATTGCGGCAAGCTCGGTTGTGTGGAGACGGTCGCATCTGCCACAGGTATTGCCAGATTGGCTCGTGAGCGCTTGGACCAGGAGCTCGATGCAAATCCGCAGCAAGCAAAAGCCTCTCCTCTGTTTACTCTATGCGATGGACAGATCGAGCGGATTACGGCTGAGCAGGTGGCTACGGCAGTGGAACAAGGTGATGCGGTGGCGACCTGCGCATGGAACGAAGCGTGTGAAGTAACTGGCTGGGCCTTGTCTGTGTTGGTGAACGTGTGCAACCCGCAACTCGTAGTGATCGGCGGTGGCGTCTGCCGGGCTGGAGAGCTATTGCTGGCCCCCGTACAAGCAAGTGTACAACGGTACGCCATGGAAGTCGTTCATCAACAGACAAAAATCGTTTTGGCCGAGCTCGGTGCGGATGCAGGCATGCTCGGTGCTGGCGCCTTGGCCCTGCAAGGCATGAACAGGGAACAAGGAACCGTGAAAATGTAA
- a CDS encoding 1-phosphofructokinase family hexose kinase, with protein sequence MLVTVTLNAAIDKTYRLSHFRSGELHRTGDVLSLPGGKGINVARVAKALGQDVVASGFVAGHNGRFIAEGCEREGITSSFIETRGESRLCLAFLDEQEKTVTEVLEQGPLPSEEEISRLQMRLIELADQAQYMVFSGSLPGGVPAETYAALIRGVARKGTACVLDTSGQALLEGIKATPTLIKPNRPEAEAILGFSLDSDEARCRAIRELRERGAQRVLLSLGEEGAWFGDGQETWRISAIPLADAEVKNTVGCGDSMLAGVLVGKLRGLAWPDAIWLGMACGAANTRSFGAGMIELDDVQQLRSQPMHVERVE encoded by the coding sequence ATGCTGGTAACGGTAACGCTGAACGCGGCCATCGATAAGACGTATCGCCTCTCGCATTTTCGTTCTGGAGAGCTACACCGCACGGGGGATGTACTGAGCTTGCCCGGCGGAAAAGGGATAAATGTAGCGCGTGTAGCGAAAGCATTGGGGCAGGATGTAGTCGCAAGCGGTTTTGTCGCCGGTCATAACGGGAGGTTCATCGCGGAAGGCTGCGAACGTGAGGGGATCACGTCCTCGTTTATCGAAACGCGCGGAGAATCCCGACTGTGTCTCGCTTTTCTCGACGAACAGGAAAAAACGGTGACAGAAGTGCTAGAGCAGGGTCCCTTGCCCAGTGAAGAAGAGATCAGTCGCTTGCAAATGCGTTTGATCGAGCTGGCGGATCAGGCACAGTACATGGTTTTTTCCGGAAGCTTGCCAGGTGGCGTTCCAGCCGAAACATACGCTGCACTCATTCGAGGTGTCGCCAGGAAAGGAACCGCATGCGTGCTGGATACGAGCGGTCAGGCACTGTTAGAAGGAATAAAGGCAACGCCCACGCTCATCAAGCCCAATCGACCGGAAGCGGAAGCGATTCTTGGATTTTCGCTGGATAGCGACGAGGCACGTTGCAGAGCGATACGCGAGCTGCGTGAGCGCGGTGCGCAGCGAGTCCTTCTCTCGTTAGGGGAGGAGGGCGCGTGGTTTGGTGATGGCCAGGAGACGTGGCGTATTTCCGCGATCCCGTTAGCAGATGCCGAAGTGAAAAATACAGTGGGCTGCGGTGATTCCATGCTTGCGGGTGTCCTTGTCGGAAAGCTGCGGGGCTTGGCTTGGCCAGATGCGATTTGGTTGGGGATGGCATGCGGCGCGGCGAATACACGGTCGTTTGGAGCAGGCATGATCGAGCTCGATGATGTGCAGCAGTTGAGGAGTCAGCCGATGCATGTGGAGCGAGTCGAGTAG
- a CDS encoding bifunctional phosphoglucose/phosphomannose isomerase, which produces MRINLDDAKALRELDTISALQDTESYDEQFKTGLKLSDSLDVSNISVKIENIVVLGTGGGSAASVNLIKSYLFDELQVPLQLNQGYTIPAFVDAKTLVIVVSHSGNTEEVVSGYEAAIAKGAQIAVITAGGKVLEMAREHNHACLLVPGGMMPRIVLGYIFLPILAILTKLGLISDKRAEVEETIALFEEWKHIYGTDSPIAKNEAKQIAIEMDGLIPVVYGTLPFFDAPAWRWKNQLGENSKLMAFWNAIPSLHHDEAVGWDSPSALLKGVHFTLIRDLEDSEKTIQRVEISADILRERAGGVSVVHSHGVSRMARLFSIVYLADFVSLYAALIRGVDPTPVEVINLFKQKMGQPLVTVQVR; this is translated from the coding sequence ATGCGTATAAACCTCGATGATGCGAAAGCGTTGCGCGAACTGGACACGATTTCTGCCCTGCAAGATACGGAAAGCTACGATGAACAGTTTAAAACAGGCTTAAAATTATCTGATAGTTTAGATGTGTCTAATATTTCTGTTAAAATTGAAAATATTGTGGTGCTTGGCACTGGGGGCGGTTCGGCTGCGAGCGTCAATTTGATCAAGTCGTATTTGTTTGACGAGCTGCAAGTGCCGCTTCAGTTAAATCAAGGGTATACGATCCCGGCTTTTGTGGATGCGAAGACGCTCGTCATCGTCGTTAGCCATTCCGGCAATACAGAAGAAGTCGTCAGCGGCTACGAAGCAGCTATCGCCAAAGGAGCACAAATCGCTGTCATTACGGCGGGCGGAAAAGTATTGGAGATGGCCCGTGAACACAATCATGCGTGCTTGCTCGTGCCAGGCGGAATGATGCCGCGGATCGTACTCGGCTATATTTTCTTGCCGATTCTCGCCATCCTGACGAAGCTCGGGCTGATTTCCGACAAGCGTGCGGAGGTCGAGGAGACGATTGCCCTGTTCGAGGAGTGGAAGCACATCTACGGAACGGATTCTCCGATCGCGAAAAATGAAGCCAAACAAATCGCTATCGAGATGGATGGGCTGATACCTGTCGTGTATGGAACGCTTCCGTTTTTCGATGCCCCTGCGTGGCGTTGGAAAAACCAGCTAGGGGAAAACAGCAAACTGATGGCATTTTGGAACGCCATACCGAGCCTGCACCACGACGAGGCTGTGGGTTGGGATTCGCCGTCTGCTCTGCTGAAGGGTGTTCATTTTACACTCATTCGCGATCTGGAGGACAGCGAGAAGACGATCCAACGTGTAGAGATCAGCGCTGACATTTTGCGTGAGCGCGCTGGTGGGGTAAGCGTGGTTCATTCCCACGGCGTGTCCCGAATGGCTCGTTTGTTTTCTATCGTGTACTTGGCTGACTTCGTGTCGCTGTACGCTGCCCTGATTCGCGGCGTCGATCCAACCCCGGTAGAAGTGATCAATTTGTTCAAACAAAAAATGGGGCAGCCGCTCGTTACTGTGCAGGTGAGATAG
- the fba gene encoding class II fructose-1,6-bisphosphate aldolase, protein MALVSSTQMLRTAREQGYCVGAFNVHTMEMLQAVVEAACEANAPLILQTTVGTVRHLGSEYVAAIARVASEEARVPIALHLDHCHEQELIMRCIEAGYTSVMIDASMHPFAENAEMTRRVVELARERGVNVEAELGKVGGVEDDLVVDDADAALADPIECERFIELTGVDTLAPAIGTAHGIYKGEPRIDFARIEEIARRVSVPLVLHGGSGIPEEQVKRAVQLGMAKMNVATELRIAFSQAIKGVFDNNPQENDPRTYMKQAKQAVKEVALAKMEMCGCIGKANVR, encoded by the coding sequence ATGGCGTTGGTATCATCGACACAGATGCTGCGCACAGCAAGGGAGCAAGGATATTGTGTAGGCGCCTTCAACGTACACACGATGGAAATGCTCCAAGCAGTAGTGGAGGCGGCTTGCGAAGCAAACGCACCGCTCATTTTACAGACCACAGTCGGAACGGTCCGGCATCTTGGATCGGAGTATGTAGCAGCAATCGCCCGGGTAGCCTCAGAAGAGGCCCGGGTGCCGATTGCCCTGCATTTGGATCACTGTCATGAACAGGAACTGATCATGCGATGTATCGAAGCGGGTTATACATCAGTCATGATCGACGCGTCGATGCATCCTTTTGCAGAAAATGCGGAGATGACGCGGCGTGTAGTGGAGCTGGCTCGGGAGCGCGGTGTCAATGTGGAGGCAGAGCTCGGCAAGGTTGGGGGCGTGGAGGACGATCTTGTCGTCGATGATGCAGATGCTGCACTGGCTGACCCGATTGAGTGCGAGAGGTTTATCGAGTTGACTGGCGTGGATACGTTGGCACCGGCGATTGGTACGGCTCACGGGATTTACAAGGGGGAGCCGCGCATTGATTTTGCTCGCATCGAGGAGATTGCCCGTCGTGTTTCTGTGCCACTTGTGTTGCACGGCGGCTCGGGAATTCCCGAGGAGCAGGTGAAGCGGGCGGTTCAGCTCGGCATGGCAAAGATGAACGTAGCGACAGAGCTGCGTATCGCGTTTTCGCAAGCGATCAAGGGCGTTTTTGACAACAACCCGCAGGAAAACGACCCGCGCACCTATATGAAGCAGGCCAAGCAGGCGGTTAAAGAAGTCGCACTCGCCAAAATGGAGATGTGCGGTTGTATCGGAAAAGCGAATGTACGTTAA
- a CDS encoding DeoR/GlpR family DNA-binding transcription regulator — translation MLAAERHSKILEQLKAEQSVTVSQLSLALDVSEVTIRKDLIKLENDGLLTRIHGGATITNFLPLERSFTEKLEERSEEKQAIAHQALSHIQPGDTVILGAGTTMMELAKLLRGLNDLTVVTNAVNIAMELNSQGKHHVILIGGEMRHKSFALVGSVASDNLRGLSVFKCFIGADGVHPENGLTTLNLAEAQINQVMMERARKVYVLADHSKFGETHLAKFAGVSDVDRIITDAAAQHLVSKYAELGINLELASLQGVTR, via the coding sequence ATGCTGGCAGCCGAACGGCATAGCAAGATCCTCGAACAATTGAAGGCAGAACAGAGCGTAACCGTCAGCCAATTAAGTCTGGCGCTGGATGTGTCTGAAGTAACGATCCGAAAAGATTTGATCAAACTCGAAAATGATGGTCTGCTGACGCGCATTCACGGGGGCGCGACGATTACGAATTTCTTGCCATTGGAGCGCAGTTTCACAGAGAAGCTGGAAGAGAGAAGCGAAGAGAAGCAAGCGATTGCTCATCAAGCGCTGTCGCACATACAGCCGGGGGACACGGTTATTCTCGGGGCAGGGACCACGATGATGGAGCTCGCCAAGCTGCTGCGCGGCTTGAATGATCTGACGGTCGTGACGAATGCGGTCAATATCGCGATGGAGCTGAACAGTCAAGGCAAGCATCACGTCATCTTGATCGGGGGAGAGATGCGCCACAAGTCATTTGCGCTCGTTGGTTCTGTCGCATCGGACAATTTGCGAGGACTTTCTGTTTTCAAATGCTTTATCGGGGCAGATGGGGTTCATCCGGAAAATGGACTGACGACGCTCAATCTGGCCGAAGCGCAAATTAACCAAGTCATGATGGAACGCGCCAGAAAAGTCTATGTGCTCGCTGACCATAGCAAGTTCGGAGAGACGCATTTGGCGAAGTTCGCTGGGGTGTCCGATGTCGATCGGATTATTACGGATGCGGCGGCACAGCATCTTGTCAGTAAGTATGCGGAGCTGGGCATCAACCTGGAGCTGGCGAGCTTGCAGGGCGTAACTAGGTAA